A section of the Mergibacter septicus genome encodes:
- the atpB gene encoding F0F1 ATP synthase subunit A — protein sequence MSAQDLPLTSTDYINHHLGNLTIGNGFWTVHFDSLFFSVLCGVAFLYVFYKVAQRVTTGVPTKLQAAVEILVEWINGIVVENFQGNRNVVAPLALSIFVWVFLMNTIDLIPVDYLPKLAAILSGDDHIYLRAVPTTDVNITFSLALGVFFLILFFTIKSKGVKGLVKEYTLHPFNHWALIPVNFILETVTLMAKPVSLALRLFGNMYAGELIFILIALMYSADHLIAAFGISLHLIWAIFHILVVTLQAFIFMMLTVVYLSLAYNKSEH from the coding sequence ATGTCTGCTCAAGATCTACCTCTTACTTCTACGGATTACATTAATCATCACCTAGGTAATTTAACAATAGGTAATGGTTTTTGGACAGTCCATTTTGATTCTCTATTCTTCTCAGTATTATGTGGTGTCGCTTTTTTATATGTGTTTTATAAAGTTGCACAACGTGTTACAACTGGCGTACCAACCAAATTACAAGCCGCTGTTGAAATACTGGTCGAGTGGATTAATGGGATTGTTGTTGAAAATTTTCAAGGGAATAGAAATGTTGTTGCTCCACTGGCTTTAAGTATTTTTGTATGGGTATTTTTAATGAATACCATTGATTTAATCCCTGTTGATTATTTGCCCAAATTAGCCGCAATTTTATCTGGTGATGATCATATTTATCTTCGAGCGGTACCTACTACGGACGTTAATATTACCTTTTCATTAGCGCTTGGCGTCTTTTTCTTGATTTTATTTTTTACAATTAAGTCAAAAGGGGTTAAAGGTTTAGTTAAAGAATATACACTACATCCTTTTAATCATTGGGCTTTAATTCCTGTTAACTTTATTTTAGAAACTGTTACTTTAATGGCTAAACCTGTTTCTTTAGCATTACGGTTGTTCGGTAATATGTATGCAGGGGAATTAATTTTTATTTTGATTGCTTTAATGTATTCGGCCGATCATTTAATTGCCGCTTTTGGTATATCGTTACATCTTATTTGGGCGATATTTCATATATTAGTGGTTACCTTACAAGCTTTTATTTTTATGATGTTAACCGTGGTTTATTTAAGCTTAGCTTATAATAAATCTGAACATTAA
- the atpE gene encoding F0F1 ATP synthase subunit C, which produces METIISTTIIAVAIMFSFATLGTAIGFAILGGKYLESAARQPELANSLMTKMFIVAGLLDAIAMIAVGISLYFTFANPFISLLG; this is translated from the coding sequence ATGGAAACTATTATTAGTACAACTATCATTGCTGTTGCAATTATGTTCTCTTTTGCAACTTTAGGTACCGCTATTGGTTTTGCTATTTTAGGTGGTAAATACCTTGAATCAGCTGCTCGTCAACCTGAATTAGCGAATTCATTAATGACCAAAATGTTCATTGTTGCAGGTCTTTTAGATGCGATTGCTATGATTGCAGTAGGTATTAGTTTGTACTTCACTTTTGCAAATCCATTTATTTCATTATTAGGTTAA